GATCGTGTGTTCGCCCTTCTTGCTGGAGAAGTCGTACTCGCCGCACCGCAGCAGCAGAAACAGATGATCGGCCGGATCGTCGGTGGTCGGATCGACGGTCGGATCGACCAGAAGACAGGCCCCGGCCGCGTCGACGGGACACTGATCGTCGCAGTGCATACACCGCGCACGACCGTGAGCCATCGACTCCAGCAGAGTTTTCACATGCCTCTTCGGAGCAGCGGCGGCATTCCACTCGGCGCGCGCTGCTTCCGGTCGCTCCGGCGCTGTGCACTCTGGCCGTCCACCGCTTCAGCAGACCCTGCGTGCTCGTCGGAGCGGGAAGCCGCTGGAGGGCAATCACCGCTCCTGCTCCAGCCGCGCGGCCACCTCGGCGACCCGGCTCTGCACCGAGCTGGTCAGCAGATCACTCAGCGCGGGATGCTCGCTGATCTCTTGTGAGCTGGCCGTACCCGCGTACACCTTGCGCTCCAACGGCACGAGCCTTCGCCGACCTGCTTCGGCCCGGTCCGAATACGGAGTCTCCAGACCGAACGGCTCCGACAGCACGGTGTCGTCAGCGCTGCCGTAGACCACACGCCGGTACCGGTCCTCGCCGAGACCAGCACACTGCTGTCCGAAGCCGATGTGTCTGGTGCCGTGTGGAACGGTCTCGTCCGAAACGATGAGGAGTACCTTCCCGGCGGCATTTCACCCGACGACCGGGAACAGGCCGTACTCGCCGTCGCACGCCGCGCGCTCAAACTGCCCCACAGTCCACCTCCCAGCGGCGGGGCACTACCGCGACTGCGGTCCGACGCAGTGCTGCGCGCACCGGCCAACCCCGCCTTCGCCGCAGGCGACGAGTTCGCCACCGACCTGATGCGAGACTTCGCCCTGTGCCGCCTGTTCCTCACCGCCGGCTGGGAACCCTTGACCAAGGCCAAAGCACCCCGCTGGGCCAGCCGCGCGGTCCGGGCCGCCTGCCAGGCGAAGCTGCTGGCCGGGAACCAGGCGGCCACCTGGCGCGAATCGCGCCGCGAATTCGAGCAACTCGGCGAGGACGAGGGGGAGCGGTGGACCGAGGTCCCGATAGAAGCGCTCCTCACCCTCGGCAACGCCCAGAGCGCGATCGAAGACGTGTGGGACGACCTGGCAGCCGACGATCATCGCGGACTCAAGACCCTGCTGCGCCTTGCCGACCTGCGCTACGTCACCAGCACCGTCGCGGACCCCTTCACACTCACACCGGTAGTCGCCCTGACCTACTGCACCGACCGTGACCTGGGACAGGACAACCGCTACGCCAGCATGGGCAAGACGATCCGCAGCCTTGTGCTGGCATGGCTGCGCGGCATGGCCCACGACACCCAGAACCCCGACGCACTGCGCCAACAGGTCCGCGATCGCATTCTCGCCGGGCGGCCGGAACGCCACGACGACTTCGCCGTCGAAGCGCTCGCCGCCCTCGGGCCCGACGCCGACGAAGCCGGCGAGAAGTGGCTGAGAGACACGGCAGCCCAAGCCCCGGGACAACTGGATGCCGCCGTGGAGTCTTTCGCCGCCCTCTACATGGCCCGGACCAGCTCGCCAGAGTCCAGGGGCGGGCGTCGCTACTGCGGTCCGAGAACCACCCCGCCCGCCGAACCGCCGGCGACAAGGTCGTCCTGCAATACAAGCCTCCCCCCGACATCACCGACAGCTTCGCCCCGCGCGCAGCCCAAGTGGCCGCCGGCAGCGAAGCGCTGCGCCTGCAGCACACCTACGGCGACCACGACATCCAGCCCGAGGAATGGCCGACCGACTCGCTCCTCACCGACCTCGAGCTCGCACGAAAGATCGCCGCCGACCCGCCTTCTCCGTTCGGCCCCCTGCACCCGCAGGACGCCCCAGCCGCAGTCGCAGCCGCTGCGGTCATCAGCCACGCGCGCGGACCTGCCGTCGTCCCCGACGACGACCTGCGCTGGGCCGCCGACACCCTCCTTGCCACCCCCACCACCGCACCTGTCGACAGCGACGACGAAACCTGGGTGGTGTACCCGATGGCAGCCTCCGGCTCCGCCGCCCGAGCCCTTCCCTCCCTGCTCCTCGCCCCCGTCGATCACCTCGACATTGCCCAAGACCGCATCGAGCAGGCCGTCACCGCCCTGGCCGCGTGGCCAGGCCGTCACCGCCCTGGCCGCGTGGCCGGACGGCGTCCGCACCCTCTTCGCCGACGGCTGCGCCCCTGCGTGGCAATCGCCCTGCGAGGAAGAGCCGGACGACGGCAGCCCCTGCCGACGTCACCAGCCACTGTGGGCTGCCGTCCAGGCCGGCCTCGGCGGCTGCCGCCTCGGCTCCTGGCGATCCGGAAACCGCCAGCCGGAATTCCTCCCGCCTCCCCACGCCGACACGCTGCCCGCCGTCCCGCCCACCGACCTGCTCGTGAACCGGCTCGCAGCGCCGATCGCCTGCATCACCGCCGCTCGCCACACCACATGCCTGACTCGGCACGCCAACGCCCTGCTCCCGGCATTGACGGACGCGCACCGCAACGGAGCCGACCACTGGATGACCGAGGACTACGGCGGGTACAACAGCCCCGAACGCGAACCTGCCGTCCGCGCCCTGATCACCCTCGCCGCCGACGGCGGCACCGACTCCCTTACCGCGCACCTGCAGTCGTTCGCCGCCAACGCCAACGCCCTGCAGCAGCTGCTGAGCGATGCTGTCACCCTGTGCACCTACGACGCCCAGCTACGCGCTCTGCTCCCCGCTGTCTGGCCACTGATCACGACCACCACGCTCGACGCCCTCGATGCGGGCGCCGACCTGCGCCAAGGAAGCCACCGATGGGCCGACTACGCCGTCGCAGCCCTCCTGCCGACCCCGCAACCGCGCACCGCTGACCCGCGGTTCGAGGAAACCCTCAACCGTGTGAACCGCGCCTGGCTCGCACCCGACGCTCTGGGCGAGGCCGCCGAACGATGGCTCGACCTGGCCCGCGGCGAGCCCATGGCCGCCGGCGCGGTGGCCCGCTTCGCCCGCACCACCCCATCCATGTGGCAGCGCGCCACAGGCCTGACGTGGCTCGAGCACGTGATCGACGGCCGCTACGACGCCTTCGCCAACCACTGCTGGTACGTCATCCGCTGGCTGACCGAACTCCGCGAAACACCTCTTCCTGACGCCGCCACACTGAGCCGATGGCGCCGCATCGTCGACGGCCTCGCCGCGTCCGGCGACCCAAGAGCCGTCAGTCTCCAACGCATCGGCGAGTAACTCACCCACCAGCTCGTGCAGGCCGAAGGACTGCCGGTCGCTACGACACAGGCGACGGCGGGCCCTTGTAACACCTATGAAGCTGTTGCCGATCCGGCGTCATCACCACTGATCTCAAGACGCCGGTGCGCTATAGCGCCTTCGAATCATCGGTCCAGCCCGTACCCATGGCTGTTGTCAGAGTGCCGAGGGGATCGCCGCCAGAGGTGGATTCAACCCATTGGGACCGGGATCCGCAGGGGGAGTGCCTGGATACTCCACCCGCCGCTGAGCTGCCCGGCGTCGCTGCTCTGCAGCCAGCCGCCTGACCTTGCGGCGGACCCGTTCACCGACGGCCGCCGCGTCGCGGACTCCGAGGACAGCCGCAGCCTCCTTCCAGCTGCGCCCGACGGCCGCGGTGTAGGCGAACACCACCTCACGCTCGCCTGGATGCAGACCCTGCAGCACGGAGGCTGTCAGCCGCCCGTCTTCATTCACTGCCTCTGCGGTGCATGTCAGGAGAGCATCGGCGGCATTGCGGCTGTCCATGGACAGTGCGGCGAGGTCCGCGTCCAGCGGCAGCACACGCCCCGGCGGTGCCGGCCCGTCGGATGCCAGGCTTCCGATCGGCCCGCTCACGGAATCACACGCCCACACGCTGCTGCCCCTGGGAACAGCCACCATCCACACGGTGGCCGGCCGGGTTCGGGAGCACTCGAGGAGAGGATCCCACAGCCTGGATGCGGACCTGGCGGGCGAAGCCCGTATGGCGGCCGTGACGTCCCGCGACACGCATGTCTCGGCGGGCCAGACCCCGGGCATGACCGCTGTCTCGGTGTGTCCGCTCACAAGGATCACGGCATGCCCTAGAGCGCTCTCCCGACAACGTTCCTCCCGGTCCCCGGCGAAGGCGATGTCGCGGACAACGGAGATTCCGCCGGCCGCCACCGGGAACACATTTCCCAGCGGATCCGCTTCTGTGCTCCGCAGGAAGAACGCGGCATGTTCGTCCCTCGAAGCGCTCCGAGACCGTCCCGCCCCCCGGCGCCGGGGCGCAGCAGTTCGAGCCCCGTGGGTTTGCCCCAGGGGAAGCGGTTGTCGAAAGGAGTGAGACGGGCAGAGTCGCCGCTGCCCGCCAGTTCGAGAGCCTCCCGCACGGCAGGCGGAGTGGCCGCTGAACCCTCGGCCTCGCTCCGGGAGCCGTTGAAGGCGTCCAGCGGCTTTCAGCCGGCACACCTCGCCTCCCAGTCACCGGCGGGGCGGTCCCAGTAGTCGGCAGGCCCCTGCATGCGCTTCAGCAGTCGGGCGTACGCGGTGCTCCTCACGGCGTCCTCCGTGTTGGTGGTCGTCCTCCGGCGGGCGTCGTTGTTGTCCATCAGCTACTGTCCTCGGGCCGTGATCGGGGCGGCATGATGTGCGCTGGCCGCAGTCGATCGCTGACCGCGGGGGCGCTGCGGATCGCCTGGCGGCCGCGCGACCATTGCTGATCGACCTGGTTCCTGGCGGTTCCGATCTGGGCGGCATGTCCGGGGCCCGCATGCCCTGGCGCTGCAGTTCTGCCACCGCCCGTGCCTGCGGGGCGCTGATGTCGCAGATGGCGTCGTCGACCGCGCCCAGGAGTTCCTCCTCCTCGGTCGGCCCCCACAGGCGCCGGTCGGCGGGCGGCGCCGGCCGAGACGCCAGCGACTCGCTGCCGCCGCGCGCGCGTCGCCGCAGGCCCGCGAGGAGACGAAGGTTCCACCCGTTCGCCCGCAAGGCCTGGCTGGACCTCCAGCGCCCCGACGACGACGGCGCCGTCCGCTTCGGCCACGGCCGCTGCCTCAAGATCTGGGCCCTCACCCGGCCGAAGATCGACGCCGACTTTCTGCTCCTCGACGCGGCCCAGGACACCAACCCCGTCGTCGAGCAGATCTTCCTCGCCCAACGCGACCACGCCCAGCTGGTCATGGTCGGCGACTCCGCCCAGGCCATCTACCACTGGCGCGGCGCCAAGGACGTCGTGTCCGGCTTCGACGGCACCCGGCTCGCCCTGTCCCGGTCCTTCCGCTTCGGCCCCCGCCTCGCCGAGGAAGCCAACCGCTGGCTGCACCTGGCCGACGCCCCCATCCGTCTCACCGGCGAACACCGTGCCCACCGAACTCGGCCCCGTCACCCGGCCCGACGCGGTCCTGCGCCGTACCAACGTCGGCGCCATGGCCCAGGTCATGGAGCTGCTGTCCGGCGGACACCGGGTCGCGCTGGCCGGGGGAGGAGACAGCCTGCGCGCTCTGGCCCTGGCCGCCCGCGACCTCAAAGAAGGACGCCGCACCGCCCACCCGAACTGGTGCCGTTCACCACCTGGGGCGATCTGCAGGACTACGCCGCCTACGACCCCGCCGGCCGCGATCTGCAACCCCTGGTCGACCTGGTCGACACCCACGGCGCGGACGCCATCCTGGCCGCCGTGGCCCATCTCGCGCCCGAAGACCAGTCCGAGGTAGCCGTCTCCACCGCGCGCAAGGCCAAAGGCCGCGAATGGGCACAGGTGAAGATCGCCGACGACTTCACCCCGCCCTCCGACGGGCCGCCGGACGACACGGAGCAGGGAACCGTCCGCCGGACCGACGACAAGGAGGCCTGCTTGGCCTACGTAGCCGTCACCCGTACCCGGCGCCGCCTCGACATCGGCGGCCTGTCCTGGATCAACGAGCATCCGGAAGGAGCATCGGCCGGTCCTCAGCCACCGCGGTGATGCTCAGGGCGGGTTCGGGGCGTTCGGAGCCTCCGCCTGGAAGGTGCACGGGGGAGCAGCGTACGGATCGCAATGATCCGGGACGGGCGGCTGCCCCCTGTCGGTGACGGCACGTGCGAGAGCCCTCAATGGCCGCCCGCTGTCCACAGACGGCCCCCGGCAGGCTTCTTGAGCTATGAACATCAGCTCGCCGGGCATCGCCCGGAACAACAAGAAGACGCCGCGCTGCCAACGCCACGACGCCCTCCTCCGGCCGGAGGAGCATACCGAGTTCGCGGCCCGGTTCCCGGCAGGCCGCCAGGCGCAGATGGCGTTCCTCCCGGCCAACTACGCCGGCAACGCCTCCGTGGCCGCGGCGGTCTTGGGCGCTGGAGTGCGTACGGTGCGCCGCCACTGCCGAGGGCGGCCGCCACCGCCCGGGCTCCGGCTGCGCCGGGCCCTGCGCCGCCGTGTCGTCGACCTCGTGTGCCCGCGGC
This window of the Streptomyces sp. NBC_01275 genome carries:
- a CDS encoding ATP-binding protein encodes the protein MVYGSADDTVLSEPFGLETPYSDRAEAGRRRLVPLERKVYAGTASSQEISEHPALSDLLTSSVQSRVAEVAARLEQER